Part of the Anabaena sphaerica FACHB-251 genome, CTGGGGACTGGGGAATAGATAGAAAATTATGCTCCCCTGCTCCCCTGCTCCCCTGCTCCCCTGCTCCCCTGCTCCTCTGCTCCTCTGCTCCCCTGCTCCTCTGCTCCTCTGCTCCCCTGCTCCTCTGCTCCCCTGCTCCTCTGCTCCTCTGCTCCCCTGCTCCCCTACCTGTTCCCTATTTCTGTGCCATTGACAACATCAAATCAATAACACGGTTGGAATAACCCCACTCGTTGTCATACCAAGAGACAACCTTAAAGAAATTGGAGTTTAATTCAATTCCTGCACCAGCGTCGAAAATGCTAGAGTGGGCATCACCTTGAAAATCAGTAGATACCACTTCTTGATCGGTGTAACCCAAAATGCCCGCTAACTCACCCTCAGCAGCTTTTTTCATTGCTGCACAAATTTCTTTGTAACTGGTAGCTTTGGCAGTTTTGAAAGTCAAGTCAACCACAGAGACATCAGGTGTAGGCACACGGAAAGCCATACCAGTTAACTTACCTTTCAACTCCGGTAACACCAAAGCCACAGCTTTAGCCGCACCTGTGGAAGAAGGAATAATATTTTGAGCCGCACCTCGTCCACCGCGCCAGTCTTTTTTACTTGGGCCATCTACCGTGGGTTGGGTAGCTGTCATCGCGTGAACTGTAGTCATCAACCCTTCGGTTAAACCAAAGTTGTCATTGATAACTTTAGCAATCGGGGCTAAACAATTTGTAGTGCAACTAGCATTGGAAACAATTAAATCCTTTGCTGGATCAAACAAGTGATGATTTACACCCATCACCATTGTTTTAACCTTGTCTGGTTCTTTGGTAGGTGCAGAAATCACAACTCGCTTTGCACCTGCTTTTAGATGATTTTCTGCCCCTGCATAGTCAGTGAAAAGTCCCGTAGATTCAACAACATAATCTACACCCAGTTTACCCCAAGGTAATTCCACCGGATTTCTTACCGACACACAAGGGATAAAATGACCATCAATCACCATGCCATCTTCTCTAGCTTCTACCTTACCTTTTAACCTACCGTGTGTAGAGTCGTACTTTAAAAGATAAGCAAGATTATCGGGTGGTACTAGGTCATTAATACCCACAAACTCTATGTTAGGGTTATTAATGCCTGCCCGCAGTACAAGTCTGCCGATACGACCAAATCCATTGATACCAACTTTCAACTTCGCCAAAATTTAACCTCCTGCTGTTTGTAGAGATGCAACCAAGGATAATTGGCCGGGTTAATTCTAATCTGACTTAGCTGATTCTTACAGTTACAAAAGACATAAAGCCGATTTAACTGGCATATTTTAAGGTTTTGTTATGACTCATTAGTCATTTATCATGAGTTAGGGCTTACCCAAAACATCTCTCAAGTTGTCATTTCTCCGTATCGCACTATTCGCTTCAATCTGGGAAACCCTTCTACAGCTAGGCTTCCCAGCCTACGCAATTTACTTAAATTTTATTTTACAGCATTAGTCAAAATTCCCATAATTTTAGGGACATCATTTAAAAAATACTCAGCTAAATCAACCTGCACCCGTTCACCCGATAACTTTAAAAATTTCCAAATTTCCCCAGTAGTCACTACACCATAAATTTCTGTAATTTCATTTTCTTCTCGTTCATTAAATAACTTAGCGGCATACATTTCCGCTATACATTGCCCTAAACCACCTTTAATATTTTCCTTCTTGGCTTCAACAATGAAAATTACAGGTGCGTTAATCAATAAAAACTCAGGAGAACGAGTAATAATAAAATCGCAATTTCCGCTTAAACCCTGACTAGGATCAATATTAAATTCTACACCAGAAAATAAACTAATCTCTTGAGATTTCTTTTTGGTTAACTCTAATAAAATTGGTGTAATAATCATCTCAGAACGAGATTTTTCTGTATTACTAGCCAAAGCAAAAGGAACATTATAAGCTAAAGTTTCCTGTAAATAATCACTAACTAGTAATGGTTCAACATCAGCAAAAATATTATCTCTCGCAAAAATATTGAGATGCAGGTTTTTTTTGACAGTTTCTAAAGTAAAATCACTGTAAGACATTTAAGACTCCTATTTGATTTTTACAGCTTCAGAATCAGATAATCATCACATATAGCAGAAGTCACCGAGTCAGGATAAAAATTAATTATTCCCAATTCCCAGTCCCCAATCCCCAGTCCCCAATCCCTGATAAAATTTTCAAGCACTACAGCCCTTTCATCCCTATGCTAACTGACTGGAAAACTGTTAAATCTTACGAAGATATTCTGTATCAAAAAATCGACGGTATCGCTAAAATCACCATCAACCGTCCCCATAAACGCAACGCATTCCGCCCGAAAACTGTCTTTGAGTTATATGAAGCTTTTTGTAATGCCCGTGAAGATACAAATATTGGTGTAGTGCTGTTTACGGGTGCAGGACCCCACACAGATGGTAAATATGCTTTTTGTTCGGGAGGTGATCAAAGTGTACGCGGACAAGCTGGATATGTTGATGATGCTGGTATACCTCGCTTGAATGTTTTAGACTTGCAACGTCTGATTCGTTCTATGCCCAAGGTAGTAATTGCCTTGGTAGCTGGTTACGCTATTGGTGGAGGTCATGTTTTACATTTAATTTGTGACCTAACTATAGCTGCGGATAACGCCATTTTTGGACAAACAGGCCCTAAAGTTGGCAGTTTTGACGGTGGTTTTGGCGCAAGTTACCTAGCGCGGATAGTCGGACAAAAAAAAGCGCGAGAAATTTGGTTTCTCTGTCGTCAATATAATGCCCAACAAGCTTTAGAAATGGGATTAGTTAATACGGTAGTTCCTGTGGAAGAACTGGAAGCCGAGGGGATAAAATGGGCGCAAGAAATATTAGAAAAAAGTCCTATTGCAATACGTTGTTTAAAGGCTGCATTTAACGCTGACTGTGATGGACAAGCAGGTTTACAAGAACTTGCTGGCAACGCCACCCTACTCTACTACATGACAGAAGAAGGTTCTGAAGGCAAACAAGCATTTCTAGAAAAACGTCCCCCGAATTTTCGGGACTTTCCCTGGTTGCCTTAACTATCCTCAAAAGCGCACCTTGACTAAAGGTGCGATGTTTGTCATATCTTCAAACTTACAGCACCAACAAATTTTAAAGGCAAATTTTATGTTTAGTGGTCTTAACGCGGAAAAAAAAACTTATTAAAGTAATAACAGGCAGTTAAATAACTAAGGCTTTGGTTTTTATCTCTGGTAATGAGGAGGCCGATATTTCTTCAACTGGCGTAAGTGTGAGATTATCTAAATCGGAATTTAAGGTAGCAGCAACAGGTAAAATTGGTTTTGCTACTGGTAAACTCCAAGCATCTTCTAAAGATTCCCATGAAGGTGCAAAGGCAGGGATCGCTAAAGAGCAAGCTTTCCAACCCGCTTGTACTGGTGCGCTCAACTGTTTACACATACCACCACGACGACCCTCTGGTTGGTAATGACGGCAGTATCTACAGGCAGATGTTACAGGGTTAATTGGTTTCATGAGCGTTCATCTTGAGTGCGATTTAGGGCTACTTATCACACTTATATTTTGCTTCTATGACAAAATAGGTATAAAAGCCAAAAAGTTATTATCTTATCAGGGTTCTAGCTATTTTTTATTAAAAAAATTTTTATGATGTCTTTATAATTCTGTTATATATGTAAATGATTCCTAGAGTAACTACATACTTGTTTTTGCCTAAAACGTATTGGGGATCAAGGTTAAGCATCTAGTTTTAGATTTACTCAATGTTTACAACTCATTCTTTACATACCCGAAGTTACTGTTTATGGTAACAAGTTACATGGGCAGAGAGCAGGGGAGCAGGGGAGAAAATTACAAATTACGTTGGCGTAGCCTGCCGGAGGCACTATTACGAATTACGAATTATGAAAGTTGCACAGGGAGAACAAACACCCCAGCGTTGGAGTTCACCGGGTGGGGAGGGAGATTGACACTGGGGACAAAGGGGCAAGTTGTGCGATCGCTTTTGTCTAGTTCTCACCCAATCTTCAAAAGCCGTTTTCGCATTCTCGGTAGTGGGTTTAACTTCAGAGTTAGATATATCCTCACCCAAGTAACTGGGGTGTTCTTGGGGTGAGAGAGTTGGTTGCTGGTTGTCTGGTAATGCTGTTTGCTTCCATTGGGCAGTGGAAAACCGAATATCTATCAAAGGCGTAGGTAGCTTTTGATTTAACTTTAAAAGTAGGGCTTTACGTCCAAAAGTCAAATTTTGCGCCCAAGCTGCACTAGAAGTTGCTACCCACAAAACATCACGCTGAATCGACAACGGGCGAGTTTGTGCGGACACCTTAGCCCCAACAACTTCTCCCCAACAGTTAAGCAGGCGTTGAAAAGGTTGTTCCTGCCTTATGGCTTCCAATTTGAGAATTCCTAAAATATCATTAACTGATTTAAATGACATCTTTTCCAATAAAGCAAAAATTTAGCTGGGATCTGGAACTTATAATACAAGGTAATAAAATTCATTCAGCAGTATCACGTTTAAGGCATTGTGGCAATGAGTCAAAATCCCATCATCGATTCTGGTACTCAGTCTTCTAAAATCTCTGGACTAAAGCCAGCACTAGCCACAGCACTAGGAAATTTGGAAGTGCAGCTAGATCAAGAGTTAACTCGATACCGACGCGCACGCAATGGAGTGAGGCAACAAAAAAAAGTTAGTGTACAAAGTTACATTCCTAATCCACCCCAAAAGTTACAGAGTATGACTGGGACATTGGGAAAAACTCAGCCAGCGGTGGCAGAAGTTAACATTAACTCCATTCCTCCAGAAAATCCAGCCTTAGAAATAGTAGAAAAACAGGAAGAAATAAATCCTTTGCAACTGTCTTCTGCCCAACAGTCTACCAAAACACAAACCCCACCACCACCCCCCAAGTCCATCAGTAGTATAGTAACCACAAAACCCAGGGCTGCTGAAACTAAAACTCTCGTCCCAGCAGATGAAATTCCCAAACACCCAGATGATTATTTAGAATCGAGTGAAGCACTGCTGCGAAGTCTCCAAGAAGAACAACCACAAACCAAGAAATCAGGTAATTCCAGCGACACTCTGCTGTCACCTTTGGGTATTGGTTCTATACTGCTGCTACTATTGGCGAGTCTGACTTTAGGCTATGTAGTATTTAATCCCCAAACTTTGCCACAGTTGGATTTAGGCAAATTATTTAACCGTAGTTCCTCAACAACTAAGGAAAATTCTGGAATCGCTGAGAGTAATCCTTCACCTATAGCCCAACCAGAAATCACGCCTATCCCCAAATATCCTAACTTAGCTGCTCGCGAGTTTCCACAGGTTAGAGATCCTAATGATGTGGTGGGTTTAAAACCTAAAGTCAAGCCAACCCCGACAGCTATTCCCAAACCCATAGCCATCGAAACACCAATAAATCCAGTAGTTCTGCCAACTTTACTTCCTAATGTTTCAACGATACCAAAGTCGCAGAAAACCTTACCAGGACTAAATGCAGAAATCAAACCATCAGCCGATGGGTACTATTATTTAGTGGCTGATAATCAAGGCGATGGTGTTTTAGCAGCGGCGCGGCAAGTTGTTCCTGATGCTTATTTATCAGAGGGACAAAAGTATATTTATCTTGGTGCGTTGAAGACTAAAGAGGAAGTAAATCAAAAGTTGCAGCAGCTACAGGCAAAAGGCATTAAAGCCCGTGTACGGCAACCATGATGGGTTAATTCATAATTCATAATTCATGATTCATAATTGAAAGAATCCCAAATTTGCTGGCTGGTAAAAAGTGAATGGAGCATAGCCTAGTATGGAAGTGATGAAGCGCATTCTGCGGGTGATTCGTGCTAACGTCAATGGTTTGGTGAACGGTGTCGAAGATCCAGAAAAAATTTTGGAGCAAACTTTTTTGGAGATGCAGTCAAATTTGGTGCAGTTGCGGCAGGGGGTTGCTTGTGCGATCGCTACCCAAAAACGTACTGAACGTCAAGCACTCGCTGCCGAGTCCCAAGCCCAGGAGTGGTATCGTCGCGCTCAACTGGCTCTGCAACAAGGTAACGAAGTCTTAGCACGGGAAGCTCTCACCAAACGTCAAGGGTATCAACAAACTGCTACAGCCCTGTTTGAGCAAATAGAGCAGCAAAAACAGGTGGTAGAGAAGCTAAAACAGGACATGGGTCGTTTGGAGCTAAAAACCGCTGAGGTGAAGACCAAAAAAGATATGTACATTGCTCGCGCTCGTTCTGCTGAGGCATCCTCTAAACTTCAGGAAATGCTGGGGGGAATTTCTCCTACATCCAGTCTGGGCGCATTAGAACGAATGGAAGATAAAGTATTACAGATAGAAGCTCAATCAGCAGCCATTAGTCAACTGGGTGGTGACAATCTGGAAACAAGATTTGCTAAGTTGAATTCTATTAATGATATGGATGCTGAACTAGCAGCAATGAAAACCCAAATGTTAGATCAGGTAAATAACACCCCGCCACAGAATACACTCTCAGAACGGCAAGTACCCACAAAGCCTAAAACTCCAGAGTGTTAAATGTGATGAGTTAAGGTAGCTCAATTATAGAGTGATGATTCAGAATGGAGAGAGGATACCATTCCAGACTGAGAAGATTAAATTGAAATAGGTAGCTCTTAAACAGTAAAAAAGCTCACTGTCTAACCAAGCGCGTAAACCAAGAAAGGAAAAACAAAGTTATGGGATTATTTGATCGCATTAAAAGAGTAGTTGGTGCTAATGTTAACGATTTGATCAACAAAGCTGAAGATCCAGAAAAAATGCTGGAACAAGCCATCCTGGAGATGCAGGAAGACTTGGTACAGCTACGTCAGGGGGTGGCTCAAGCGATCGCCGCCCAGAAACGCACTGAGAAACAGTACAATGATGCTGTAAATGAAGTTAATAAATGGCAACGTAACGCCCAACTAGCTCTGCAAAAGGGTGATGAAAACCTGGCACGTCAAGCATTGGAGCGCAAGAAAAGTTTTACAGATACCTCTACAGCCCTGAAAATTAGCCTGGATCAGCAAAATGTTCAGGTAGATGGCATCAAGAAGAATTTAATCCAGCTAGAGAGCAAAATTTCTGAAGCCAAAACCAAGAAAGAAATGCTCAAAGCGCGGATTACTGCGGCTAAAGCCCAAGAGCAAATTGGATCAATGGCGCGTGGTATGAATACCAGTAGTGCAATGGCTGCTTTTGAGCGGATGGAAGAAAAGGTATTGATGCAAGAAGCCCGCGCTCAGTCTACCGCAGAATTAGTAGGTGCAGATTTGGAAAGCCAATTTGCCCAATTGGAATCTGGCAGCGATGTAGATGATGAATTGGCAGCTTTGAAAGCAAGTATGCTACCACCTGCAACTCCTGCCAATCAACCGCAATTACTCCCAGAACAACAAACCACTACTGCTAAACCTGCTGAACCTGTAGATTCTGACTTGGAAGCTCTCAAAAGACAATTAGATCAAATGTAACTTTTGCAGACAACATACTTGAGAGAATCCCACACCTCTTGGTAGTGGGATTTTGCTTCATTAGTCAGTTGTCAGTTGTACCTATTCCCTGAGAACTGACCCTCAAATTAAGATAGAGTAATCTCTGTGTCAACTTGGAACGATGCCACCTAATGGAGACTTTAATGAGTAAGGGTGTAATCACTATCACTGATGCTGATTTTGAAACTGAAGTTTTAAAAGCCGAGCAGCCTGTATTAGTTTACTTTTGGGCTTCCTGGTGTGGTCCTTGTCAATTGATGTCGCCAATGATTAATCTAGCTGCTAGTAAATACAGCGATCGCCTGAAAATTGTCAAAATGGAAATTGACCCTAACCCCCTAACTGTAAAGCAGTATCAGGTGGAAGGTGTCCCCGCACTGAGGTTAATTAAAAAAAACCAACTTTTAGAATCAACTGAGGGAGTTATCAGCAAAGATAAATTACTCAGCCTCTTGGATCAGCATTTAAATAGTAATTAGTCGATGGTCACTTGTAGGGGTTTAGCATTGCTAAACCCGTACTATCAGACTGATAACTGATGACCAATGACTAATGACCAATGACTAATGACTAAAATGCAATTTGCAAAGCGTTTACAACCCCTACAATCTAATGTATTTGCTGATATGGACCGGGCTAAGGCTGTGGCTGTAGCTGCGGGACGAGAATTAATTGATTTGTCTCTGGGGTCTTCTGATTTACCAGCAGAGAATCATGTGATTGATGCGATCGCTAAATCTCTCTATGACCCCAGCACTCACGGTTATTTGCTGTTTCGCGGAACTCAAACATTTCGTCAAGCTGCGGCTCAATGGTATGAGCAAAAATTCGGTATTAAAGTTGACCCCGAAACTGAAGTTTTACCTCTGATTGGTTCTCAAGAAGGAACGGCTCATTTACCGTTAGCAATTCTCAATCCTGGTGATTTTGCCTTATTATTAGACCCTGGTTATCCTTCTCATGTCGGAGGAGTTTATTTAGCTAGTGGGCAAATTTACACAATGCCCTTAAAGGCAGAAAATAATTTTTTACCAGTGTTGACTGATATTCCCGCTTCAGTTTTAGCTCAGTCACGGATGATGGTGTTAAGCTATCCCCATAATCCTACCAGTGCGATCGCTCCTTTATGCTTTTTCCAAGAAGCTGTAGCTTTTTGTCAAAAGCACAACATTGTTTTAGTCCATGATTTCCCTTACGTGGATTTAGTTTTTACCGAGGAAGAAACTTTTAATCCAAAATCCTTGGTTCCCTCAATTTTGCAAGCTGACCCAGAAAAAAGCGTTTCTATTGAATTTTTCACCCTGTCCAAGTCTTACAATATGGGTGGTTTCCGCATTGGTTATGCCATCGGTAATGCCCGATTAATTCAAGCTTTAAGGCAGGTAAAAGCAGCGGTTGACTTTAATCAGTATTTGGGAATTTTGAACGGGGCGATCGCGGCACTGACAGGAAATCAAGATGGTGTAAAAGTCGCTGTTGATACCTTCCGCCAACGTCGTGACGCTTTCATTAATGCCCTACATCGCATTGGTTGGAACGTCCCCACACCGGAAGCGACAATGTATATTTGGGCAAAATTGCCTGAGCCATGGTGTAATAATTCTATTAAATTCTGTACGGAGCTAGTTAAACAAACTGGTGTTGCTGCTTCCCCTGGTGCTGGTTTTGGTCAAGCTGGTGAAGGTTATGTGCGTTTTGCTTTGGTGCAAGAACCAGATGTGTTAGAAACTGCGGTAGAGAGAATTGCTGAGTTTATTAATTACAGCAGAATTCAGGAGTCAGGAGTCAGGAGTCAGTAGAGACGTTCCGGCGGAAAGTCTGTAAAGGAGTAAAAGTATGAGTGTGCCATAGCTTTGTGATATCAAATTAAATTTTTGACCTCATGTACCTGCAATATGCTGTAAATAATTAATTGTTAACTAGGGCTTGTATTGCCTACGTAATTAGACGTAGGCAATTACGCCATAATCCCTTATTTTTCTATTCAAAAAACACAGTAACTTTATGTAAATATCGCCTCTATACTTGTATAGTATATTTATGTGTTGAATTACTAAACAGGGAATAGCGGTCTGGCTTTCCCGTAACCCTATCACCAAACGACCAATATATATATTTGGTTAACTCGGCTAAAACATAGAAACAGTATTAAACTCGACTCTAAAAAAAATGAAAAACACTTTTGGGAAGATTGTAATCGGTGCTTCAATGGCTATTAGTTTAGGTGCAGTTGCAGCTAACCCAGCACAAGCAGGAACCCTCACTGGTGCAACTATCGGTGGAACAGCCGCAAATGATTATTTAGTTTATGGATCGGATGGTACTAACACATTTGTTGTACCTAATACTCTGGGAAATGTTGCAGCATCTTTAACTGGTGATGCTGGAAGCCCTACTGGTAACATTGAGTTAAGAGGCAGCACTGAAGCGGCAAGTTTTAACGCTATCGAGTTCGGCAAAAACACAACATTGTCAGGACAAATCGGTGGTAAAGATATTACCTTGAGCAGTTTAACATTTGCAGACTGGTTTAGCACTGCACCAAATATCACAAGTACAGCCTATGGCGCAAATAACCTGGCTAATAGATGGTTTAATGAATTTATCACCAGGGCTGGATATGGATTATCTGTTGGTACTACCCAAGCAGCAGGAATGTACCTTCAATTTCGGGGATTGGGAGGATTTGAACGTACTAGCGACCCTAATATCTCCTACGTTAACCAAGATGACACGACTGGCTTGATTAAAATAGGTTTAGCAGGTCACTTTGATTTGAAAGCCGCTTACTCTCAGTCTGGCTCACCATTTGCTCCATTTGCAAGCTTTCTACCTAATGGATTCCAAGCCAGTGAAGTTGTCAAATACACCTATAATGGAGTTACTGACTATCTCTACGGTTTCACGGCTACCAATTCCGGTTTAAATTCTAACGATACTACTAACTCCCACAATGGTAATTACGAAGTTACCATTCAAGGTGATCATCAAACAGTCCCCGAACCTTCTGTAATGCTGGGTTTATTTGGTGTTGCTGGTATTGTAACTGCACAACGCAAGCTGAAAAAAGTTTCTGCGTAAGACTGAAATTTCAATATTTTCAATGAAAAAATAGTCGGTTAAAACCGACTTTAGCTATAAGACAGGGAATTAATTCCCTGTCTTACCTTGACGTTCTCAATTCCGTCAGCCAATTTCCCCAAAATATTTCTTAAAATAAAGAAGGGTATTTTTGTAAAATTACCTAACTTTAGCCGTGACACTATCTTCGTCAACACTACCACTAGTTAAAAATCCAGACAAACTAGAAACCCGTTTAACAGAAATTCCTGCTGAACCGGGGGTTTATTTAATGAGAGATGGGAGCGATCGCATTATCTATATAGGTAAATCCCGCAAATTGCGATCGCGTGTCCGTTCCTATTTCCGTGATGACCGCAATAAAACGGAACGCATCAACACGATGGTTAAGTTGGTGACAGAGATTGAATTTATCGTCACTGATACGGAAGCAGAAGCATTAGCACTAGAAGCAAATTTAATCAAACAGCATCAACCATATTTTAATGTCTTACTCAAGGATGATAAAAAATATCCCTATCTCTGCATTACTTGGTCAGAAGCATATCCGCGCATTTTTATTACCCGTAAACGTCAGTTAGGTAAAGAAAAAGATAAATTTTACGGACCCTATACAGATGCGGGTTTATTGCGGGAAATTCTGCACCTATGTAAACGCATATTTCCCCAGAGACAAAGACCACAACCTTTATTTAAAGACCGTCCTTGCTTAAATTATGACATTGGTCGCTGTCCGGGTGTATGTCAAAAATTGGTTTCTCCTGAAGAATACCGTCAAATTGTGCAGAAGGTAGCGATGGTATTTCAAGGAAGAACTCAGGAACTAATTGATATTTTGACAGCACAAATGCAAGCTGCGTCTGAAGAATTGAATTTTGAAACAGCAGCAAAAATCCGTGATCAAATTGTTGGATTAAAATCTTTAACTGCACAGCAAAAAGTATCTTTACCTGATGATACTGTATCACGAGATGCCATTGCTTTAGCCGCAGATGATCAACACGCCTATATTCAATTATTTCAAATTCGTGCAGGTCAGTTAGTAGGAAGATTGGCTTTTGTTGCTAATTCTCACGCTGAACCTGGAGCTATTCTACAACGAGTGTTAGAGGAACATTATCAAACTGCGGAAAGTGTAGAAATTCCCACAGAGATTTTAGTACAGCATGAGTTACCAGATGGAGAAATTTTAGCAGATATTTTGACACAACACAAAGGTAGAAAAGTAACAATTATTGCGCCTCAACGCCAAACTAAGGCAGAATTAATAGAAATGGTGGAACGTAACGCCCAATTTGAGTTACAAAGAATGCAAAAATTGGGTGCAAGTAATCAACTTTCTCTAGAAGATTTAGCTGCTATTCTCGATTTACCAGACTTACCGAACCGCATTGAAGGTTATGATATTTCTCACATTCAAGGTAGTAATGCGGTAGCTTCTCAGGTGGTATTTATTGATGGTTTACCAGCGAAACAATATTACCGTCACTACAAAATCAAAAATCCCCATGTTACTATCGGACACTCTGATGATTTTGCCAGTTTAGCAGAAGTTATTCAAAGACGATTTAGAAAATATATTGAAGATCCAAAATTAGCAAGATTGGGAAATTCAGACTGGCCTGATTTAATTATGATTGATGGTGGTAAAGGTCAGTTATCTGCCGTTGTTAGTATTTTGCAAGAAATGAATTTGTTAGCAGACTTGCGGGTTGTAAGTTTAGCGAAAAAACGGGAAGAAATCTTTTTACCTGGAGAGTCTTTACCTTTAGAAACCAACGCAGAACAACCAGGAGTACAGTTATTGCGAAGGTTGCGGGATGAAGCACACAGGTTTGCTGTGAGTTTTCATCGTCAACAAAGAAGTGATAAATTAAAGCGATCGCGTTTAGATGAAATTCCCGGTTTAGGACACCATCGGCAAAAGTTACTATTAGCTCATTTTCGTTCAGTTGATTATATCCGTCAAGCTACACTACAACAATTAACTGAGGTTGCGGGAATTGGACCTAGATTAGCACAAGAAATTTATGATTATTTCCATCCGGGTTGAGGAATATGGTTTTATATAAGTAAGTCGGCGGGAAAAAACCGTAGACGCGTAGCGGCTTCTCGAAGAGTAGTATGTAACAAAAAGTAAATTCACCAAAACCCTCTTCCCCGTTCCCCGTTCCCTGTTCCCTTGTCATAACGACAATTTTTAACGCCCACTTACTTACACTTTATAGCTTATTTTCGTTCAGTTGATTATAAGCTGTTGTGCAGCTAGACCACAATAATTAACTGAAGTTACGGGAATTTGTTCACGGTTAGCGCAGGAGATTTATAATTATTTTTATCCTGATTTAAATGATAAGAAATAATGGGCAATTAATAATCACGAATGTCTATTACTAATTACCCATTTCTCATTACCCATTACTAATCACTAGATTAGCAAAGGTAGCTGAGGGCTGTAATATCTCATATTGGAAGTTTTGCTTAAATTATGTGCAAGTATGTGCAAGAAATCAGGAATCATGAGTCAGGGTGTCTCATCTCACAATGAAAAATCCACAGCAGTGCTGTATCAATTCTATCTTTATGAGATAATGAACCTCAAAGAAACATTAATAAAATATAAAAAAATTGTTTTTGTGACTTAAACTACAGTTTTTCTCCGTTTGTAACGATTGAATACAAATATAACTTATTTTTAAAGATGAGGATAAACAGGCTTATCTCAAAGATTACACTACAGGGATCACCACGAATAGAGACAAAAGTCACAGCTAAAGTAAATTTATATATCTAAAGCGTGACGACTAAAAATATTAACACTAAGATAATGAGTGAGAATTACAAACTTTTTTTCATTCTTAAACTTTGTTAAAAAAAATAGCCCATCATCAGGCTAAAAATATTGACAGGCTAGAGTTACACAGTTTTCCAAAAAATTATTTAATCCAGGGATTTTAAAATGCAAGTCTTACAAAAAATTCACTGCCCAAATTGCGGCAGTGCAGCTGAACGTCACTACATTGCTGATAGTCAAGTTACAAGAACACAATGCCCTACTTGTGATTATCTGATGATTACCTGTACTCGCACTGGTAAAGTAATTGAGGCTTA contains:
- the uvrC gene encoding excinuclease ABC subunit UvrC, whose protein sequence is MTLSSSTLPLVKNPDKLETRLTEIPAEPGVYLMRDGSDRIIYIGKSRKLRSRVRSYFRDDRNKTERINTMVKLVTEIEFIVTDTEAEALALEANLIKQHQPYFNVLLKDDKKYPYLCITWSEAYPRIFITRKRQLGKEKDKFYGPYTDAGLLREILHLCKRIFPQRQRPQPLFKDRPCLNYDIGRCPGVCQKLVSPEEYRQIVQKVAMVFQGRTQELIDILTAQMQAASEELNFETAAKIRDQIVGLKSLTAQQKVSLPDDTVSRDAIALAADDQHAYIQLFQIRAGQLVGRLAFVANSHAEPGAILQRVLEEHYQTAESVEIPTEILVQHELPDGEILADILTQHKGRKVTIIAPQRQTKAELIEMVERNAQFELQRMQKLGASNQLSLEDLAAILDLPDLPNRIEGYDISHIQGSNAVASQVVFIDGLPAKQYYRHYKIKNPHVTIGHSDDFASLAEVIQRRFRKYIEDPKLARLGNSDWPDLIMIDGGKGQLSAVVSILQEMNLLADLRVVSLAKKREEIFLPGESLPLETNAEQPGVQLLRRLRDEAHRFAVSFHRQQRSDKLKRSRLDEIPGLGHHRQKLLLAHFRSVDYIRQATLQQLTEVAGIGPRLAQEIYDYFHPG
- a CDS encoding replication restart DNA helicase PriA, with product MQVLQKIHCPNCGSAAERHYIADSQVTRTQCPTCDYLMITCTRTGKVIEAYAPGIYARK
- a CDS encoding NF038130 family PEP-CTERM protein, with translation MKNTFGKIVIGASMAISLGAVAANPAQAGTLTGATIGGTAANDYLVYGSDGTNTFVVPNTLGNVAASLTGDAGSPTGNIELRGSTEAASFNAIEFGKNTTLSGQIGGKDITLSSLTFADWFSTAPNITSTAYGANNLANRWFNEFITRAGYGLSVGTTQAAGMYLQFRGLGGFERTSDPNISYVNQDDTTGLIKIGLAGHFDLKAAYSQSGSPFAPFASFLPNGFQASEVVKYTYNGVTDYLYGFTATNSGLNSNDTTNSHNGNYEVTIQGDHQTVPEPSVMLGLFGVAGIVTAQRKLKKVSA